The following proteins come from a genomic window of Sander vitreus isolate 19-12246 chromosome 14, sanVit1, whole genome shotgun sequence:
- the tmem196 gene encoding transmembrane protein 196 isoform X1, giving the protein MCSSRKILWSLLLLSVVEVGLGVASIVLGAVGISWVRGQHKPQQGDASPVWSGLCFLVCGMCGVLCARKRTGLIMILFSACCICGLIGGILNFQFVRALNKRPDSMHSIHLAAMTLACLGISSCTLSTWLTCRLASSEQQRMFLEREHSLHHSHEMTEKEILDNSSNGIPQISYNGHTTVSP; this is encoded by the exons ATGTGCTCCAGCCGCAAGATCCTGTGGAGCCTGCTCCTGCTGTCCGTGGTGGAGGTGGGCCTGGGTGTGGCGAGCATCGTCCTGGGAGCCGTGGGCATTAGCTGGGTCCGGGGACAGCACAAGCCGCAGCAGGGCGACGCGTCCCCGGTGTGGAGCGGACTCTGT ttTCTGGTCTGTGGGATGTGTGGAGTGCTGTGTGCTCGCAAGAGGACAGGTCTTATT ATGATCTTATTTTCGGCATGCTGTATTTGTGGTCTGATTGGTGGGATCCTAAACTTCCAGTTTGTTCGGGCGCTGAACAAACGACCAGACTCCATGCACTCGATCCATCTGGCTGCCATGACTCTGGCCTGTCTGg GAATCTCTTCCTGTACCTTATCCACATGGCTTACCTGTCGCCTGGCTAGCTCCGAGCAGCAGAGGATGTTCCTGGAGAGGGAACACTCACTGCACCATTCGCATGAGATGACCGAGAAG GAGATCCTGGACAACTCCAGTAACGGCATTCCTCAGATATCTTACAACGGACACACCACAGTATCACCATGA
- the tmem196 gene encoding transmembrane protein 196 isoform X3, protein MILFSACCICGLIGGILNFQFVRALNKRPDSMHSIHLAAMTLACLGISSCTLSTWLTCRLASSEQQRMFLEREHSLHHSHEMTEKEILDNSSNGIPQISYNGHTTVSP, encoded by the exons ATGATCTTATTTTCGGCATGCTGTATTTGTGGTCTGATTGGTGGGATCCTAAACTTCCAGTTTGTTCGGGCGCTGAACAAACGACCAGACTCCATGCACTCGATCCATCTGGCTGCCATGACTCTGGCCTGTCTGg GAATCTCTTCCTGTACCTTATCCACATGGCTTACCTGTCGCCTGGCTAGCTCCGAGCAGCAGAGGATGTTCCTGGAGAGGGAACACTCACTGCACCATTCGCATGAGATGACCGAGAAG GAGATCCTGGACAACTCCAGTAACGGCATTCCTCAGATATCTTACAACGGACACACCACAGTATCACCATGA
- the twist1a gene encoding twist-related protein 1a: protein MREEDSSPMDSAGNSEEETDRQLPRRGARKRRATRRRADEEEEGDMESPKKRRKSCDGGRGSAGSGDSEASSSPAPSFDDLQTQRGMANIRERQRTQSLNEAFTSLRKIIPTLPSDKLSKIQTLKLAARYIDFLCQVLQTDDLDARGTSCSYVAHERLSYAFSVWRMGGSWSLSTTSH from the coding sequence ATGCGGGAAGAGGATTCCTCCCCAATGGACAGTGCGGGGAATAGCGAGGAGGAGACCGACCGTCAGCTTCCGCGGAGAGGCGCGAGGAAGCGGCGGGCGACCCGGAGGCGCgcagacgaggaggaggagggagacatGGAGAGTCCGAAAAAACGCAGAAAGAGCTGCGACGGAGGACGCGGCAGCGCAGGGAGCGGCGATAGCGAAGCCAGCAGCAGCCCCGCGCCATCCTTCGATGACCTACAGACACAGCGCGGGATGGCCAACATCCGCGAGCGGCAACGGACGCAGTCTCTCAACGAGGCATTCACGTCGTTACGTAAGATCATTCCCACCCTCCCGTCGGACAAACTCAGCAAGATCCAGACGCTGAAGCTAGCTGCCCGGTACATCGACTTCCTGTGCCAAGTTCTGCAGACCGATGACCTGGACGCGCGAGGAACCAGCTGCAGCTACGTGGCGCACGAGCGCCTGAGCTACGCGTTCTCGGTCTGGAGAATGGGGGGCTCGTGGTCCTTGTCTACTACGTCCCACTAG
- the tmem196 gene encoding transmembrane protein 196 isoform X2, producing MCGVLCARKRTGLIMILFSACCICGLIGGILNFQFVRALNKRPDSMHSIHLAAMTLACLGISSCTLSTWLTCRLASSEQQRMFLEREHSLHHSHEMTEKEILDNSSNGIPQISYNGHTTVSP from the exons ATGTGTGGAGTGCTGTGTGCTCGCAAGAGGACAGGTCTTATT ATGATCTTATTTTCGGCATGCTGTATTTGTGGTCTGATTGGTGGGATCCTAAACTTCCAGTTTGTTCGGGCGCTGAACAAACGACCAGACTCCATGCACTCGATCCATCTGGCTGCCATGACTCTGGCCTGTCTGg GAATCTCTTCCTGTACCTTATCCACATGGCTTACCTGTCGCCTGGCTAGCTCCGAGCAGCAGAGGATGTTCCTGGAGAGGGAACACTCACTGCACCATTCGCATGAGATGACCGAGAAG GAGATCCTGGACAACTCCAGTAACGGCATTCCTCAGATATCTTACAACGGACACACCACAGTATCACCATGA
- the polr1f gene encoding DNA-directed RNA polymerase I subunit RPA43, whose translation MANLENAEDDSNHVKMSSEISATTAEVQPTEESFVSGRDVGAVPCSIPSFVAASELLSAPYSCLVMNTHRRHIALPPIYLNKKRTGIQEELEADLLKFSQSLKGVPLAYDNIRIVSQHGGIYDDSGYIHMDIEAHFIVFQPQRGQTLLGNVNKLGVSHVGCLVHGCFNASIPKPNLVSVETWRDAGPRIGAELEFEVTALDADTAGVLLIRGRLDRTRVQELLAMGESSDFGVPTDEPELAEPEPNPEPTEESPEDTPKKKKKKDKVKEEDGEEEVTNTPSCQLDGNTRPDLNGTMNDANGNEAGEKKKKKKKKEKPVKEEEEEVEISPMEVHGSDSSGYLSDKPSKKRRHETDTDVTRSSFSQAPEPPKSKKKRKSDIEQFA comes from the exons ATGGCAAACTTAGAGAACGCAGAAGACGACTCGaatcatgtcaaaatgtctagTGAAATATCCGCCACCACTGCTGAAGTCCAACCGACCGAAGAGTCTTTTGTATCGGGCAGAGATGTCGGCGCGGTCCCGTGCTCTATCCCCTCGTTCGTAGCCGCCTCCGAGCTGCTGTCAGCGCCATACTCGTGTCTGGTCATGAACACGCACCGGAGACACATTGCCCTGCCGCCCATCTACCTGAACAAGAAGAGGACAGGTATACAGGAGGAGCTGGAAGCCGATCTGCTCAAGTTCTCCCAGAG TCTAAAGGGAGTACCCCTGGCTTACGACAACATCAGGATAGTGAGCCAGCATGGAGGCATCTACGATGACAGCGGCTACATCCACATGGACATAGAGGCCCACTTTATTGTCTTTCAGCCCCAAAGAGGACAGACGTTGCTG ggtaacgtgaataaactagGAGTAAGCCATGTGGGCTGCCTGGTGCACGGCTGCTTCAACGCCAGCATCCCAAAACCCAACCTGGTTTCTGTGGAAACCTGGCGGGACGCAGGGCCAAGAATCGGAGCAGAGCTAGAGTTTGAGGTGACTGCACTTGATGCTGACACTGCGGGGGTGCTGCTGATCAGAGGACGGCTGGACAGGACCAG GGTGCAAGAGCTGCTGGCTATGGGCGAGAGCTCGGATTTTGGGGTCCCTACAGACGAGCCAGAACTAGCAGAGCCAGAACCGAACCCAGAACCCACTGAGGAGTCTCCTGAAGACACCcctaagaagaaaaagaagaaagacaaagtcaaagaggaggatggagaagaGGAGGTGACGAATACACCCTCTTGCCAACTGGATGGCAACACTAGACCAGATCTGAACGGGACAATGAATGACGCAAATGGTAATGAAGCTggtgagaaaaagaagaagaaaaagaagaaggaaaaacctgtcaaagaggaggaggaggaggtagagATCTCTCCCATGGAGGTCCACGGCAGTGACTCCAGCGGATACCTTAGTGACAAGCCAAGCAAAAAGAGGAGACATGAAACTGATACAGATGTCACAAGATCCAGTTTTAGTCAAGCTCCTGAACCACCAAAATccaagaagaagaggaaaagtgaCATTGAGCAGTTTGCCTGA